From Alteromonas sp. RKMC-009, one genomic window encodes:
- a CDS encoding DNA-directed RNA polymerase, giving the protein MQTFTGTEYVKIAIANAYGMDKDLFEDRIEWVSSKSMEELYALVPAADEPPIMYAGILALEDAVAKRPSGFMVGLDACSSGLQLMGAMHNCAVTAENTGLINPSERADIYTQVTDVMNKLLVKEGITITLDRKLVKPAVMTHFYGSKEKPKEIFGEDTVELECFYEALELVAPGACEVMQHLLNAWQPYALSHDWILPDGFNAHCPVTEALQFRVEVAELGKATFDHVCHMPRGTEKGLSVAANVIHSIDGMVVREMNRRCNYDPVLLDIAREKIEAAFAASVPKPSGKFVSLRWATALATGDIALADVLTVLPDLYALINRTLEYKPFPIVCVHDEFKCHANHMNRLRMYYRDIFAELSASDLLEDILSQIHGVKYKLPKLGNITNQIKQCNYALS; this is encoded by the coding sequence ATGCAAACTTTTACTGGAACTGAGTACGTTAAAATCGCCATCGCTAACGCTTATGGCATGGACAAAGACTTGTTTGAAGACCGCATTGAGTGGGTATCAAGTAAGTCTATGGAAGAACTCTATGCACTGGTGCCTGCTGCTGATGAGCCACCTATCATGTATGCCGGCATCTTGGCATTAGAAGACGCTGTGGCAAAGCGTCCAAGTGGCTTCATGGTTGGGCTGGATGCCTGCTCATCCGGCTTACAGTTAATGGGTGCAATGCATAACTGTGCTGTGACTGCGGAGAACACAGGCCTGATCAACCCTAGTGAACGGGCTGATATCTATACGCAGGTAACTGATGTCATGAATAAACTGCTGGTCAAAGAGGGTATCACCATTACCTTAGACCGTAAGTTGGTAAAGCCGGCGGTAATGACGCACTTCTACGGATCTAAAGAGAAGCCAAAGGAAATCTTTGGTGAAGATACCGTAGAACTGGAGTGTTTCTACGAAGCACTGGAACTTGTCGCACCGGGCGCATGTGAAGTTATGCAGCATCTGCTTAACGCATGGCAACCGTATGCACTGAGTCATGACTGGATATTACCGGACGGGTTCAATGCTCACTGCCCTGTTACAGAAGCCCTGCAATTCAGAGTTGAAGTAGCAGAACTGGGTAAGGCCACCTTTGACCACGTGTGCCACATGCCTCGCGGTACAGAGAAAGGTTTATCTGTGGCGGCCAATGTGATTCACAGCATTGACGGCATGGTGGTACGTGAGATGAACAGACGCTGTAACTATGATCCTGTGTTACTGGACATTGCACGTGAGAAGATTGAAGCCGCCTTTGCAGCTTCTGTACCCAAGCCTTCCGGTAAGTTCGTATCACTGCGCTGGGCTACTGCACTGGCAACCGGTGATATTGCGCTGGCTGATGTACTTACTGTACTGCCTGACCTGTATGCGTTGATTAACCGTACGCTGGAATACAAGCCCTTCCCTATCGTATGTGTGCACGATGAGTTCAAGTGTCACGCTAACCACATGAACCGGCTTCGCATGTACTACAGAGATATCTTTGCTGAGTTATCGGCATCAGACCTCTTGGAGGACATACTGAGTCAAATTCACGGTGTGAAATACAAGTTACCTAAACTTGGCAACATCACCAATCAAATCAAACAGTGTAACTACGCACTGTCCTGA